A genomic region of Nodularia sp. LEGE 06071 contains the following coding sequences:
- a CDS encoding dynamin family protein — MEIEKLDCFKEYGEFILQKLDSVPQSPSKQEDWIPTSLDDCLARLREAAEKTVELATSPVRIGVMGEFSSGKTLLLGSLIGYADALPISENPTTGNVTAIHIVPQSGFVTTQANNFRVEYLSHEGVNECLQFMLEEASRRTTAAGLAPMPLSKLNTGKEIITWCEDTWNSSKNLELRYLLRELVLFLRAYQAYGEAMCSGHYQIDAITAREGLQLTEQPMAIQTLRFEDLPPSHIRLPSPPQRLPTKLLQNSFPLIRRVDIEVKISREIWDFTGASEFVLLDFPGLGAANSGARDTFLSLRELAEVQTILVLLNGKTPGSDRANKIFTMMQQQRPGQDLKDLILVGVGRFDQLPLDSEGCERELDRLIESSRLLEEDDVFRKLKVLQTTVDAASAFTTQQERIVLLSPLLGLAELAKRSTTVKAGSPEFLANLDYPDYLERSKRLQQKWQLLSTRLLESDPRSHLGKQLSYFAQDGGVAKLRELIQNHVTSHGLKQLYEDTRRAADNLLQQQEHLKNIIAEIHEQGIPTADTQDLIEFRAAIENLDKTYRNFQKDLGKEPLKDRRGDVVSDVVKDELTFKILNWNEWTLLFNKANNGNITIAEFKGAAGKLFDRGSRVNSTLPTKSEDFYPAFAKTVKELENFARDRIHQAVADLLSQLSHYIAPERDHLQANLRPEMEQEIETKFGVEEADIFYKLLLGCDPIQWQEAIISEINSKEQSISPQVMFPLARQDAKHNIGQIFDWSPEKSQDLPRTGNHQLFVLRLRDEITASASLHLVQYVSEINQQVNAELEGILDQIIPTLQNLSKKEALLRHIAAGNSPAKVAIPSWLQILSKVATISYTDDNF; from the coding sequence ATGGAAATAGAAAAATTAGATTGTTTTAAAGAGTACGGCGAATTTATACTTCAAAAACTAGACTCAGTACCGCAGTCCCCCTCTAAACAAGAAGATTGGATACCAACTAGCCTGGATGACTGTCTGGCGCGTCTCCGGGAAGCTGCTGAGAAAACTGTAGAACTTGCCACATCTCCAGTCAGAATCGGAGTAATGGGAGAATTCAGTAGCGGCAAAACTTTACTTTTAGGCAGCCTGATTGGTTATGCTGATGCCTTACCCATTAGTGAAAACCCCACCACAGGTAATGTTACAGCCATCCATATCGTGCCGCAATCAGGCTTTGTCACCACTCAGGCAAATAATTTTCGGGTAGAGTATCTTTCTCATGAAGGGGTAAATGAGTGTCTGCAATTCATGTTGGAGGAAGCAAGTCGCCGGACTACGGCTGCTGGACTTGCACCTATGCCTCTGTCAAAATTAAACACAGGCAAAGAGATTATTACCTGGTGCGAGGACACATGGAATAGTAGTAAAAACTTGGAATTACGTTATTTACTGCGAGAGTTGGTATTGTTCCTTCGCGCCTATCAAGCATATGGGGAAGCAATGTGTTCTGGACACTACCAAATTGATGCGATCACCGCCCGTGAGGGGCTACAGCTGACTGAACAGCCAATGGCTATCCAAACTCTGCGTTTTGAGGATCTCCCTCCATCTCATATTCGATTACCTAGCCCACCCCAGAGGCTACCTACCAAGCTGTTGCAGAACAGTTTCCCGTTGATTCGGCGTGTGGATATTGAGGTCAAAATATCCAGAGAGATTTGGGATTTTACGGGGGCTTCGGAATTTGTGCTTTTGGATTTTCCGGGCTTGGGGGCGGCTAATTCGGGTGCTAGAGATACCTTTTTGTCACTGCGGGAGTTAGCAGAAGTACAGACAATTTTAGTGCTTTTAAATGGTAAAACGCCTGGAAGCGATCGCGCCAATAAAATCTTCACGATGATGCAGCAGCAGCGGCCAGGACAAGACCTCAAAGATTTAATTTTGGTGGGGGTGGGTCGTTTTGATCAGCTACCTTTAGATAGTGAAGGTTGCGAACGAGAACTGGATCGATTAATTGAAAGTAGTAGACTTTTAGAGGAAGACGATGTTTTCCGCAAATTGAAAGTTCTGCAAACCACCGTTGACGCTGCTAGTGCATTCACCACCCAACAAGAACGGATAGTTTTATTATCGCCACTGCTAGGACTGGCGGAGTTGGCAAAACGTTCTACTACAGTCAAAGCAGGTTCACCAGAATTTTTAGCTAACTTAGACTATCCTGATTACTTGGAACGGTCAAAGCGGTTGCAGCAAAAGTGGCAACTATTAAGCACACGTCTGCTAGAATCTGATCCACGTAGTCATTTAGGCAAACAACTGAGTTACTTTGCTCAAGACGGTGGTGTTGCTAAACTGCGAGAATTAATTCAAAATCATGTTACCAGTCATGGACTGAAACAACTGTATGAAGATACTCGCAGGGCTGCGGATAATTTACTGCAACAACAAGAACATTTAAAAAACATTATTGCTGAAATTCATGAACAAGGCATTCCCACCGCAGATACTCAGGATTTAATTGAGTTTCGGGCTGCTATAGAAAATTTAGATAAAACTTATCGCAATTTCCAAAAAGATTTAGGAAAAGAACCACTCAAAGACCGTCGGGGAGATGTGGTTAGTGATGTGGTGAAAGACGAACTCACGTTTAAAATTCTCAATTGGAATGAGTGGACTTTACTATTTAATAAAGCCAATAATGGTAATATCACCATTGCCGAATTTAAGGGTGCAGCCGGTAAGCTATTTGACCGAGGAAGTAGAGTTAATAGCACCCTACCAACGAAGAGTGAAGATTTTTATCCAGCCTTTGCCAAAACTGTCAAGGAGTTAGAAAATTTTGCGCGCGATCGCATTCATCAAGCAGTAGCAGATTTATTAAGTCAATTATCCCATTATATCGCCCCAGAACGCGATCACTTACAGGCAAATCTGCGTCCAGAAATGGAACAAGAAATTGAAACTAAGTTTGGTGTAGAAGAAGCTGATATTTTTTATAAATTACTGTTAGGATGTGATCCGATTCAATGGCAAGAAGCAATTATTTCGGAAATTAATAGCAAAGAACAATCAATTTCACCGCAAGTTATGTTTCCCCTGGCGCGTCAAGACGCAAAACACAATATTGGTCAAATCTTTGATTGGTCACCTGAAAAAAGCCAAGATTTACCCAGAACAGGTAATCACCAACTTTTTGTGTTGCGTTTAAGAGATGAAATCACTGCTAGCGCTAGTCTGCATTTGGTGCAATATGTTAGCGAAATCAATCAACAGGTGAATGCTGAATTAGAAGGCATTTTGGATCAAATTATTCCGACTCTGCAAAATCTTTCTAAGAAGGAAGCTTTACTCAGACATATTGCGGCGGGAAATTCTCCTGCTAAGGTTGCTATTCCTAGTTGGTTACAGATTCTCTCTAAGGTTGCCACGATTTCTTATACAGATGATAATTTTTAG
- a CDS encoding DUF2254 domain-containing protein, whose amino-acid sequence MNKVKLSKLWDALHTSYWFLPGILAICAVFLAFAMLSLDRTIGFDDWDWIYTGGPDGAREVLSAIAGSMVSVAATAFSITIVALQLASANFGPRLLRNFMRDTGNQIVLGTFIATFIYCLLVLRAIYGEDYNLFIPHLSVTVSIVLAILSIAVLIYFIHHASTIIQASHVIESVSQDLDKAIDRLFPEKIGVNPPADQPHLEEIPPDFQLQAYPIKAHRNGYLQAINDEKLLDIARKYNLLIHVKSRPGNFVVQGSELVMVWPGERVNRKLNHRLQKTFILGKERTEQQDIEFPLQQLVEIALRAISPGINDPFTAIRCIDRLSAGLCNLVQRQFPSPYRYDDHKQLRVIAKSVTFEGIVDQAFNQIRQDSRTDAAVTIHLLNAIALVATYTHNPQYHQVLKRHADMIERGSHQGLPESEDRQNVQDKYHSLIQVLNQNHQLDTLRR is encoded by the coding sequence ATGAATAAAGTCAAGTTGTCCAAGTTGTGGGATGCCCTTCATACTAGCTACTGGTTTTTGCCGGGAATCCTGGCAATCTGTGCCGTGTTTTTGGCATTTGCAATGTTGAGCCTTGACCGCACCATTGGTTTTGATGATTGGGATTGGATTTACACAGGTGGCCCCGATGGGGCCAGAGAAGTCCTTTCCGCGATCGCAGGTTCAATGGTGAGTGTTGCAGCTACAGCCTTTTCCATTACAATTGTCGCACTGCAACTGGCTTCTGCCAACTTCGGGCCAAGACTGCTGCGGAACTTTATGCGAGACACAGGCAATCAAATTGTCCTGGGTACATTCATTGCCACGTTTATTTATTGCTTGCTAGTGCTGCGTGCTATTTATGGAGAGGACTACAACCTGTTTATTCCCCATCTTTCAGTCACAGTCAGTATCGTGCTAGCAATTCTCAGCATAGCCGTCCTCATTTACTTCATTCATCACGCATCAACCATTATTCAGGCATCGCACGTTATTGAGAGTGTTAGTCAAGATTTAGACAAAGCGATTGATCGACTATTTCCCGAAAAAATCGGTGTTAATCCACCAGCAGATCAACCGCATCTAGAAGAAATTCCACCGGATTTTCAGTTGCAGGCTTACCCAATTAAAGCCCATAGAAATGGTTATTTACAAGCAATTAATGATGAAAAATTGCTGGACATTGCCCGTAAATACAATCTCCTGATCCATGTTAAATCTCGACCAGGAAATTTTGTTGTTCAGGGCAGTGAATTGGTAATGGTCTGGCCTGGTGAACGAGTCAATCGCAAACTTAACCATCGACTACAAAAAACATTTATTTTAGGAAAAGAACGTACTGAACAGCAAGATATAGAGTTTCCTCTGCAACAGTTAGTGGAAATTGCCTTGCGTGCTATTTCTCCTGGAATCAACGATCCTTTCACTGCCATTCGGTGTATTGACCGTTTGAGTGCCGGACTGTGCAATTTGGTACAAAGACAGTTTCCCTCACCCTACCGCTACGATGATCACAAGCAATTGAGGGTGATTGCGAAATCAGTAACTTTTGAGGGGATAGTCGATCAAGCTTTTAACCAAATTCGGCAGGACAGCCGGACTGATGCCGCTGTGACGATTCATTTGCTCAATGCGATCGCTTTAGTTGCCACTTACACCCACAATCCCCAATATCATCAAGTTCTCAAGCGTCATGCTGATATGATCGAGCGGGGTAGCCATCAAGGGTTGCCAGAATCAGAAGACCGCCAGAATGTCCAGGATAAATATCACAGCCTGATTCAAGTCTTGAATCAAAACCATCAACTAGATACGTTACGGCGATGA
- a CDS encoding mechanosensitive ion channel family protein — protein MNTEIAALLDRVQKMASDFIILLPNIVLGLFVFTIFVIVGRSIKRLVRRLTSHRSYARNLGMVLGRLAQGTTVLVGLFISLSIVFPSLKASDLVQLLGISGVAIGFAFRDILQNFLAGILILLTEPFQINDQIVFKNFEGTVENIETRATTIRTYDGRRIVIPNSELFTNSVTVNTAFENRRLEYDVGVGYGDDLDWTKQLMLEAMHSVDVVLKDPPPDVLVMELAENSVNIRARWWIQPPRWSDALDSRDQVISAIKQKLYVENGIDLPYPTRQILFHDQTEETDGDRSRQREGWPAGKNEVPQPRSIGGSLKRLAQLQDRNGKVDAHRNDHES, from the coding sequence ATGAATACAGAGATAGCGGCACTTTTGGACAGGGTGCAGAAAATGGCTAGCGATTTCATTATTTTGCTACCCAATATTGTGCTAGGGTTGTTTGTTTTTACAATCTTTGTAATTGTTGGGAGATCAATCAAGCGACTAGTGAGACGCTTAACCAGCCACCGCAGCTATGCTCGCAATTTGGGAATGGTGCTGGGGAGGTTGGCACAAGGGACTACAGTTTTGGTGGGTTTGTTTATTTCTTTATCCATTGTCTTTCCCTCACTCAAGGCATCGGATTTGGTGCAATTGCTGGGAATCAGTGGGGTAGCAATCGGTTTTGCTTTTCGCGATATTCTGCAAAACTTTTTAGCTGGGATTTTAATTTTACTCACAGAACCGTTCCAAATCAATGACCAAATTGTGTTTAAGAACTTTGAAGGTACTGTAGAAAATATTGAAACACGGGCTACTACTATTAGAACTTACGATGGTCGGCGGATTGTGATTCCGAATTCCGAACTGTTCACCAATTCGGTAACTGTAAATACCGCTTTCGAGAATCGGCGCTTAGAATACGATGTTGGTGTTGGCTACGGTGATGACTTGGACTGGACAAAGCAGTTAATGCTGGAAGCGATGCATAGTGTAGATGTTGTGTTAAAAGACCCGCCGCCTGATGTCCTGGTGATGGAACTTGCCGAAAATAGTGTGAATATCCGGGCGCGATGGTGGATTCAACCACCCCGATGGTCAGATGCTCTAGATTCACGCGATCAAGTCATCTCTGCAATTAAGCAAAAGCTTTATGTGGAAAACGGCATCGATTTACCATACCCCACCAGACAAATTTTATTCCACGACCAAACCGAAGAAACAGATGGCGATCGCTCTCGTCAGCGTGAAGGTTGGCCGGCCGGGAAAAACGAAGTCCCTCAACCACGTAGCATTGGCGGTTCACTCAAACGATTAGCCCAATTGCAAGATCGGAATGGCAAGGTAGATGCTCACAGAAACGACCATGAATCATGA
- a CDS encoding orange carotenoid protein N-terminal domain-containing protein, which yields MTYTQTSDPNIRECVQSWRKLDVDEQLALFWFIYEEMGSSVTPAAPEASTVSPEIAEGLFNQVKELSHEQQLQVQRDIITQANTQISREYGSLSDTTKLLFWYRLAQEMENGRIIPLPAGYQLSSASQTLLNQIKDLPFEQQINAFRDYVSPMGAEPKAGAEI from the coding sequence ATGACATATACCCAAACCAGTGATCCAAATATTCGTGAATGTGTCCAATCATGGCGGAAATTAGATGTGGATGAACAGTTAGCTTTGTTTTGGTTCATTTACGAAGAAATGGGAAGTTCCGTTACACCAGCCGCCCCTGAAGCCAGCACTGTTTCTCCGGAAATTGCCGAGGGTTTATTCAATCAAGTGAAAGAATTGAGCCACGAACAACAATTGCAAGTTCAACGGGATATAATTACTCAAGCTAATACTCAAATTAGCCGTGAATATGGCTCTTTGAGTGATACAACAAAACTCTTATTTTGGTATCGATTAGCTCAAGAGATGGAAAACGGGAGAATTATTCCTTTACCTGCTGGTTATCAGCTTTCATCTGCATCTCAAACACTGTTGAATCAAATTAAGGACTTACCTTTTGAGCAACAGATTAATGCTTTCCGTGATTACGTTTCGCCAATGGGTGCTGAACCGAAAGCAGGTGCGGAAATTTAA